Proteins encoded in a region of the Methanofastidiosum sp. genome:
- a CDS encoding ATP-binding protein translates to MDVGVVNLDVVGKIVSGDFSGIIIRQKTGIDVELGELLITRENNGYFILQVFDISYGSQIPERIRSLAAGLKLEEVSNLSFLDNDLSNFILIILKPILFVTPNRYHLPKKLPKFFSEVERIKEEDLKFLEKPNRPLFFGQIRSGSRILDIDVFLKGDDVLTHHMLISASTGKGKSNLVKVLTYNLLNEDYAGLLVIDPHDEYYGRVKKGLKDHPKARNKIVYYSTNPPAGGSTLVLDLKTIKPWHLTGIVSLTEAQIECIYLFYNKDKENWIENIVLSDKEEGVSLVTLDVLKRKFNNIFGVSSENGQLSFRTNLFSNNSGSTTIKNVVEHLETGKTVILDTSKLGGEVELLIGGIFAEGIFSRYRDFSFKGHLQSKPCISIIIEEAPRVLGKDVLDKGTNIFGTIAREGRKFRVGLVAITQLPSLIPKEILANMNTKIIMGTEMSNERSALIESSPQDISEESRNIASLDIGEALLTSTFSKLAIPLKIPLFEDIFKENNKSKDKKTFRGVDLE, encoded by the coding sequence ATGGATGTAGGAGTTGTTAATTTGGATGTTGTAGGAAAAATTGTATCGGGCGATTTTAGTGGAATAATAATCAGACAGAAGACCGGAATAGATGTGGAACTAGGAGAATTACTCATCACAAGAGAGAATAATGGATATTTCATATTACAAGTTTTTGATATTTCCTATGGTTCCCAAATACCTGAAAGAATTAGAAGTCTAGCTGCAGGATTAAAGTTAGAAGAGGTATCAAACCTGTCTTTTTTAGACAATGACCTTTCGAATTTTATACTCATTATTTTAAAACCTATACTTTTTGTTACTCCAAATAGATACCATCTACCAAAAAAACTCCCTAAGTTTTTTTCTGAGGTTGAAAGGATAAAAGAAGAAGATTTAAAGTTTCTTGAAAAACCAAATAGGCCACTTTTCTTTGGTCAAATAAGAAGCGGTTCAAGAATATTAGATATCGATGTTTTTCTGAAGGGTGACGATGTTCTAACGCATCACATGCTAATATCCGCTTCCACCGGTAAAGGAAAATCTAATCTAGTAAAAGTTCTTACCTATAATCTGCTAAATGAAGATTATGCAGGTTTGTTAGTCATTGACCCACATGACGAATATTATGGAAGGGTAAAAAAAGGATTGAAAGATCATCCAAAAGCCAGAAATAAAATTGTATATTACTCGACAAATCCTCCTGCAGGCGGTAGTACACTTGTACTTGATTTAAAAACAATAAAGCCTTGGCACCTTACAGGCATAGTATCTTTGACAGAAGCCCAAATCGAATGTATTTACCTATTTTATAACAAAGACAAAGAAAATTGGATAGAAAATATTGTACTTTCAGATAAAGAGGAAGGAGTTTCATTAGTAACACTTGATGTACTAAAAAGAAAATTCAATAATATATTTGGTGTTTCTTCAGAAAACGGGCAGTTGTCATTTAGAACGAATTTATTTTCAAATAATAGTGGTTCGACCACAATAAAAAATGTAGTTGAACACCTTGAAACAGGAAAAACTGTTATTCTAGATACCTCTAAACTTGGTGGAGAAGTTGAACTATTGATTGGAGGCATATTTGCCGAAGGTATTTTTTCAAGATATCGTGACTTTAGTTTCAAAGGCCACCTTCAAAGCAAACCCTGTATTAGTATTATCATTGAAGAAGCTCCAAGGGTACTTGGGAAAGATGTGCTCGACAAAGGAACAAATATTTTTGGAACAATTGCAAGAGAAGGAAGAAAATTTAGAGTTGGTCTTGTAGCAATAACGCAACTTCCCAGTTTGATACCTAAGGAGATACTTGCAAACATGAATACAAAAATAATTATGGGAACTGAAATGTCAAATGAGAGAAGCGCATTAATAGAAAGTTCTCCTCAAGACATTTCTGAAGAATCAAGAAACATTGCTAGTCTGGATATAGGGGAGGCACTTTTAACTTCGACATTTTCTAAGTTGGCTATACCTTTAAAGATACCTCTTTTTGAAGATATTTTTAAGGAAAATAATAAATCTAAGGATAAAAAGACTTTTAGAGGGGTCGACTTAGAGTGA
- a CDS encoding methylated-DNA--[protein]-cysteine S-methyltransferase: MNNFYSVESSKLGTFGIIWKEENNQTKVTKIFLPENKNNLLFKIKSGYPSVKKSNSLNEFIFEIKRFLSGENIKFNLELLDFGICTDFEKKVLLAEYNIPRGYVSTYSRIAKEIGNPKGARAVGNALANNPFPLIIPCHRAIRSDGTLGGFQGGLEMKKKLLENEGVFLSKGKVSIDKMYY; this comes from the coding sequence ATGAATAATTTCTATAGTGTAGAAAGCTCTAAATTAGGGACCTTCGGAATTATTTGGAAAGAAGAGAATAATCAAACAAAAGTAACTAAGATATTTCTCCCTGAAAATAAAAATAATTTACTTTTTAAAATTAAAAGTGGGTATCCGTCTGTCAAGAAATCTAACTCTTTGAATGAATTTATTTTTGAAATAAAGAGATTTCTTTCAGGAGAGAATATCAAATTTAATCTTGAACTTCTTGATTTTGGCATATGTACAGATTTTGAGAAAAAAGTACTACTTGCAGAGTATAATATCCCAAGAGGCTATGTAAGCACCTATTCAAGAATCGCAAAAGAAATTGGTAATCCTAAAGGTGCAAGGGCAGTGGGAAATGCATTGGCCAATAATCCTTTCCCTTTGATAATACCGTGTCATCGTGCAATAAGGTCTGATGGAACTTTAGGGGGATTCCAAGGAGGGCTTGAGATGAAAAAAAAGTTATTAGAAAATGAAGGCGTATTTTTATCTAAAGGTAAGGTAAGTATAGATAAAATGTATTATTAA
- a CDS encoding SMC family ATPase, whose translation MKLLALEMLNIRSYQHQKIDFPEGSFLLSGDIGFGKSTILLAIEFALFGLGDILASSLLRRGEREGMVRLEFELEGKEIIVGRSLQKKGETISQTTGYISIEGNRKEMTPSELKAEILSLLGYPKELFSKQKNPIYRYTVYTPQEEMKQILLSKREDRMEILRRIFGVDRYKTIRDNSNNLRLDLKRKASSYEVVSKGLNEKKEELKIVSEKKDKLNKEIIEIKESLKNSKTNQILALKKSEQIDEMFKQFQAISKEVAVKEAEFKNHDQSISNIELKITEILAGKETIDMEKEISSIENEIKAIQDNLSKSKEKKERLNILKISEGKLEVELSNKKEAIEKISNEIKLKKDMLSLLKGPYGQSIDQIKREISTIQKNIEAIYQMKEGANKEIDNLLKSKERYNAKISEYKDQNSITLGSLRSIENDLSSLKNLKGIALCPLCKQKISDEHKENEISRIEKEKSVLTNNLNQTNEVITKVEFKIGEINKELQIKSKKLIDSENEKKLKLEDLIKEIESFTLISNELTNLTSQHALLDKEITNKSQEQIQVSSDIEKLSPVEQEINELEKRKEASLELTRKYKDALNLKNDLEKLNHKKNALIVDINALKESLKKYSGIESEKQKINQELTLISGDIIKKEREEAEKSKELELLANDINRVNKEIEEKKRYAHIKEKLEKVSNWIDNYFISLMETMEKEFMESLRLQFESYFSKWLENLLEGDEIEVSIDEDFTPILRQEGFDADYESLSGGERTSVALAYRLALNRVINNLVDEIKTQDLIILDEPTDGFSRKQLDRVRDVLDMLGMNQVIIVSHEPEIESYVDHVLRVTKRDGISRVENQESFSNTTVGF comes from the coding sequence ATGAAACTTCTAGCCCTTGAAATGCTAAATATAAGAAGCTATCAACACCAAAAAATAGATTTTCCAGAAGGATCGTTTTTATTATCGGGAGACATCGGATTTGGTAAATCAACAATATTATTGGCAATAGAATTTGCCTTATTTGGATTGGGAGATATACTGGCATCCTCCCTTTTGAGAAGAGGAGAACGAGAGGGGATGGTGCGTTTAGAATTTGAATTAGAAGGGAAAGAGATAATTGTTGGTAGGAGTCTACAAAAAAAAGGAGAAACAATATCCCAAACAACTGGTTATATCTCAATCGAGGGAAATAGAAAGGAAATGACGCCCTCAGAGCTTAAAGCAGAAATATTATCTTTATTGGGATATCCTAAAGAATTATTCTCAAAACAAAAAAATCCAATATATAGATACACCGTTTATACCCCACAAGAAGAGATGAAACAAATCTTACTCTCTAAAAGAGAAGATAGGATGGAGATATTGAGGAGGATATTCGGCGTTGATAGGTATAAGACTATAAGAGATAATTCTAATAATTTAAGACTTGACCTCAAAAGAAAAGCATCAAGTTATGAAGTCGTATCAAAAGGACTAAATGAGAAAAAAGAAGAACTTAAAATTGTTTCAGAGAAAAAAGACAAACTAAATAAAGAGATAATTGAAATAAAAGAATCACTAAAAAATTCTAAGACAAATCAAATATTGGCCTTGAAAAAATCTGAACAAATTGACGAGATGTTTAAGCAATTTCAGGCTATTTCAAAGGAAGTTGCAGTCAAAGAAGCTGAATTCAAGAATCATGATCAAAGTATATCAAATATAGAACTAAAAATTACAGAAATCTTGGCTGGGAAAGAAACAATAGATATGGAAAAGGAGATTTCCTCTATTGAAAATGAGATTAAGGCCATCCAAGATAATCTTTCAAAATCTAAGGAAAAAAAAGAGAGACTAAATATTTTAAAGATTAGTGAAGGAAAACTTGAAGTGGAATTATCAAATAAAAAAGAAGCAATCGAAAAAATATCCAATGAAATAAAATTAAAGAAGGACATGCTTTCTCTTTTAAAAGGGCCATATGGCCAATCAATAGATCAAATAAAAAGAGAAATCTCGACAATACAAAAAAACATTGAAGCTATTTACCAAATGAAAGAAGGAGCCAATAAAGAAATTGATAACTTGTTAAAATCAAAAGAGAGGTATAATGCAAAAATTTCTGAATATAAAGACCAAAATTCTATTACTTTAGGAAGTCTAAGATCTATTGAGAATGACCTTTCGTCCTTGAAAAATCTCAAAGGAATTGCTTTGTGCCCACTATGTAAACAGAAAATATCTGATGAGCACAAGGAAAATGAGATATCTAGAATTGAGAAAGAAAAGAGTGTCCTTACAAACAATTTAAATCAAACAAATGAAGTTATCACAAAAGTAGAGTTTAAAATAGGGGAAATTAATAAGGAATTACAAATAAAATCAAAAAAATTAATTGATTCAGAAAATGAGAAAAAATTAAAACTCGAAGATTTAATTAAAGAAATTGAATCCTTTACCCTAATTTCAAATGAGTTAACTAACCTAACTTCTCAGCATGCTTTATTGGACAAAGAAATTACCAATAAGTCCCAAGAACAAATACAGGTGTCATCTGATATAGAAAAACTTTCACCTGTCGAACAAGAAATTAATGAACTTGAGAAAAGAAAAGAGGCCAGTCTTGAACTTACTAGAAAATATAAAGATGCTTTAAATCTTAAGAACGATTTGGAGAAATTAAACCATAAAAAAAATGCTTTAATCGTTGATATTAATGCACTAAAAGAAAGTCTAAAAAAATATTCTGGCATAGAATCTGAAAAACAAAAAATTAATCAAGAGTTAACGCTGATTTCTGGAGATATAATAAAGAAAGAAAGAGAAGAAGCCGAAAAATCAAAAGAACTTGAACTCCTTGCAAATGATATTAACAGAGTCAATAAAGAAATTGAAGAGAAGAAAAGATATGCCCATATAAAAGAGAAACTTGAGAAAGTTTCTAACTGGATTGATAACTACTTTATCAGTTTAATGGAAACAATGGAAAAAGAATTTATGGAATCACTTAGGCTACAATTTGAATCATATTTCTCTAAATGGCTTGAAAATTTACTTGAAGGAGATGAAATAGAAGTTTCAATTGACGAAGATTTCACTCCAATTTTGAGGCAAGAAGGATTCGATGCCGATTATGAATCGCTTTCAGGCGGGGAAAGAACTTCTGTTGCCCTTGCATACAGGCTTGCATTAAATAGGGTAATAAATAATTTAGTTGACGAAATAAAAACACAAGACCTTATAATTCTTGATGAACCAACAGATGGATTTTCAAGAAAACAGCTTGATAGGGTTAGAGATGTTCTCGATATGCTAGGAATGAATCAAGTAATTATAGTTTCGCATGAGCCAGAAATTGAAAGCTATGTTGATCATGTTTTAAGAGTAACAAAGAGGGACGGGATCTCAAGAGTTGAAAACCAAGAATCTTTCTCTAACACTACAGTTGGATTTTGA
- a CDS encoding rubrerythrin — MLSNIPIKIDNVRKEDIDKEILRTGIIAELDAINLYEQLAAMATNNHIKMILLDIAKEEKTHVGEFQTLLLALDKQQAEELEKGKEEVEELME, encoded by the coding sequence ATGCTTTCAAATATACCGATAAAGATAGATAATGTAAGAAAAGAAGACATTGATAAAGAAATTTTAAGAACTGGAATTATAGCAGAATTAGACGCAATTAATCTTTACGAACAACTTGCCGCTATGGCAACTAATAACCATATAAAAATGATTCTCCTAGATATTGCAAAAGAGGAAAAGACACATGTAGGTGAATTTCAAACTTTGTTACTTGCCTTAGATAAACAACAAGCAGAAGAATTGGAAAAAGGGAAAGAAGAAGTCGAAGAACTAATGGAATAA
- a CDS encoding DNA repair exonuclease, with protein sequence MKFSHMADLHLGGWREETLREIGIKAFEKAIDISIGENVDFVLISGDLFDSSNPTIEVMAKAAKKLYELKIKGIPVYVIEGSHDFSPTGRTILKVFQEAGLLKRVTSGEEKEGKLVLKGILDEKTNTRIYGISGIRGSLEKATYNSLDRDELEKQKGEKIFLFHSAIQELKPNNLYQMESMPISLLPKGFTYYAGGHIHEKGEFELGEYKNVVFPGALFPNNIDELLSFKGGGFYLVEYNDGSLAKMYIPIKIAPVILLDINLEGTHPINVEEKVRLSADKNEIKGSIVILKFRGKIEGNLSDINFKKIILYLENKGAILVKRDTREIKTKEFKEIKNSSLTKEKLEEEVIIRHKDQIKIKDCQIEPVSFVKTFMDILSREKKEGEKKDDYNKSMLSESIDYLSKNKLLEDLDETSSP encoded by the coding sequence GTGAAATTTTCACACATGGCTGACCTCCATTTAGGGGGCTGGAGAGAAGAAACTCTAAGAGAAATTGGGATAAAGGCATTTGAAAAAGCAATTGACATTTCTATTGGGGAAAACGTTGATTTTGTTTTGATTTCAGGAGATCTTTTTGATTCTTCTAATCCTACTATTGAAGTAATGGCAAAAGCTGCAAAAAAATTATATGAGCTAAAAATAAAAGGTATACCTGTATACGTTATTGAAGGCTCACACGATTTTTCGCCTACCGGCCGAACTATCCTTAAAGTATTTCAAGAAGCAGGCCTTCTAAAAAGAGTTACATCTGGAGAAGAAAAAGAAGGAAAGCTCGTTCTAAAAGGAATTTTAGATGAAAAAACAAATACTAGAATCTATGGCATATCTGGAATTAGGGGCAGTCTAGAGAAGGCAACATATAACTCCCTTGACAGAGATGAGCTAGAAAAACAAAAAGGTGAAAAAATATTTTTATTTCACTCTGCTATTCAAGAATTAAAGCCAAATAATCTTTACCAAATGGAATCAATGCCAATATCCTTACTGCCAAAAGGTTTTACGTATTATGCAGGTGGACATATCCATGAAAAAGGGGAATTTGAATTAGGCGAATATAAAAATGTGGTATTCCCGGGGGCATTATTTCCAAACAATATAGATGAGTTATTATCCTTCAAAGGCGGAGGATTTTATCTAGTGGAATATAATGATGGATCCCTTGCTAAGATGTATATTCCTATTAAAATAGCCCCAGTAATTCTTCTAGATATAAATTTGGAAGGAACACATCCAATCAACGTTGAAGAAAAAGTAAGACTTTCGGCCGATAAAAATGAGATAAAAGGAAGCATTGTTATTTTGAAATTTAGAGGTAAAATAGAAGGCAATCTTTCGGATATTAATTTTAAAAAAATTATCCTATACCTGGAAAACAAAGGCGCAATTTTGGTGAAAAGGGATACAAGGGAGATCAAAACTAAAGAGTTTAAAGAGATAAAAAATTCGTCTTTGACTAAAGAGAAACTTGAAGAAGAAGTAATAATTCGCCATAAGGATCAAATAAAAATCAAAGATTGTCAGATAGAACCAGTATCTTTTGTTAAGACATTCATGGACATTTTATCAAGAGAGAAAAAAGAAGGCGAAAAGAAAGATGATTATAATAAAAGTATGTTAAGTGAGTCCATAGATTATCTTTCAAAAAATAAACTTCTGGAGGATTTGGATGAAACTTCTAGCCCTTGA